CTCGCTTCGCTTTTCACGCTGTTAGCTGTTAGCTGTTAGCTTTCAGCCTTATTAGGTTCATAATTAAAACAGACTGCATATCAAGGAGTAATAATGCAACTTAGCGATCGCGAAACAGCCTTAAAGAATAATCATGATCTAAGCCTAGGTAGAACAGCATCTATTAGCCGTACTACTGGAGAAACAGATGTTCAGGTCGAGTTAAATATCGACGGTACGGGCAAATGTCATGCTGATACTGGCATTCCCTTTCTCGACCATATGTTAAACCAAATTTCTGCTCATGGTTTAATCGATCTCAACGTCAAAGCCACTGGAGACATCGAAATTGACGATCACCATACCAATGAAGACGTAGGTATAACTTTAGGCATGGCTTTAGCTAAAGCTTTAGGCGATCGCCAAGGCATTGTCCGTTTTGGTCATTTTGTTGCTCCCTTAGATGAAGCTTTAGTGCAGGTGGCACTAGATTTTTCAGGCAGACCGCACCTTAGCTATGGTTTAGAAATTCCTACCCAACGAGTCGGCACTTACGATACTCAGTTGATCAGAGAGTTTTTTGTAGCAGTGGTCAATCATTCTCAAATGACCCTCCATATTCGCCAGATAGACGGCATCAATTCGCATCACATTATTGAAGCAACCTTTAAAGCTTTTGCCCGTGCAGTTCGCATGGCGACAGAACCCGATCCCCGCCGTGGTGGTAAAATTCCTAGTTCCAAGGGAGTTCTTTAGCATTGAACATTGCGAGACACCCTCGACAGTACGTGCGTACAAGTACGTGCGGACAAGTCCTTCGTTCGTCTGCGGAGGGAAAGCCAAGGCGCGTTTTGCA
This DNA window, taken from Pleurocapsa sp. FMAR1, encodes the following:
- the hisB gene encoding imidazoleglycerol-phosphate dehydratase HisB translates to MQLSDRETALKNNHDLSLGRTASISRTTGETDVQVELNIDGTGKCHADTGIPFLDHMLNQISAHGLIDLNVKATGDIEIDDHHTNEDVGITLGMALAKALGDRQGIVRFGHFVAPLDEALVQVALDFSGRPHLSYGLEIPTQRVGTYDTQLIREFFVAVVNHSQMTLHIRQIDGINSHHIIEATFKAFARAVRMATEPDPRRGGKIPSSKGVL